Proteins found in one Triticum urartu cultivar G1812 chromosome 4, Tu2.1, whole genome shotgun sequence genomic segment:
- the LOC125554025 gene encoding uncharacterized protein LOC125554025 — translation MSACSPQCNPPTHQTAQQMSSMMAAGSRRMLVPLRPRALSQQRKILAGLAAAFAVTLLSVVLLLSSLPAASSPPSRRRHGIHAASTTARGPPAHCGAMSASLGEFGDMMVSMLPRDLAFTAFVPSPESFRRVLGLRHNDSAVGLKASDDTYAVVSRVLGFSAVPLRLRSGDVALRGTARLLDLDSVSGLKVHAWRDVDGALVVNGVRSECVDIVRDETVVHVMAGVLMDAEFERSLSLQN, via the coding sequence ATGTCGGCGTGCAGCCCCCAATGCAATCCCCCCACTCATCAGACAGCACAGCAGATGAGTAGTATGATGGCGGCAGGGAGCAGGAGGATGCTCGTCCCTCTCAGGCCACGGGCGCTCTCGCAGCAACGGAAAATCCTTGCCGGCCTCGCCGCCGCCTTCGCGGTCACCCTACTCTCCGTCGTCCTCCTGCTCTCCTCCCTTCCCGCCGCCTCCTCTCCACCATCCCGCCGGCGCCACGGCATCCACGCAGCATCCACGACCGCGCGTGGTCCTCCCGCTCACTGCGGCGCGATGAGCGCGAGCCTGGGGGAGTTCGGCGACATGATGGTGTCCATGCTCCCGAGGGACCTCGCCTTCACCGCCTTCGTGCCCTCGCCGGAGTCGTTCCGCCGCGTCCTCGGGCTGCGGCACAACGACAGCGCTGTGGGGCTGAAGGCCAGCGACGACACCTATGCCGTCGTCTCTCGCGTGCTCGGCTTCTCCGCCGTCCCTCTGCGCCTGCGCTCCGGGGACGTGGCTCTGCGCGGGACGGCGCGGCTCCTGGACCTGGACTCCGTGTCCGGGCTGAAGGTGCACGCGTGGAGGGACGTGGACGGGGCTCTCGTCGTCAACGGCGTGCGGTCGGAGTGCGTCGATATCGTCAGGGACGAGACCGTGGTCCATGTCATGGCGGGGGTCCTCATGGACGCCGAGTTCGAGCGATCTCTTTCCCTTCAGAATTAG